In Candidatus Chlorohelix allophototropha, one DNA window encodes the following:
- a CDS encoding DUF2851 family protein, translated as MPYDEEGRFLYPLPKKKSRPEKKPAGKPTASPTLPRPEAVPEVVKPTLPNPPNSHFGDMSFPHDSLKPSAKDDSIIFAKPDKASAQSDNIADMARLARLFNERELAELWNAQGWEKGRKLTASDGRTLKIVYRGRWSGGLGPDFRGAIIDLGGELLRGDVELHLSTQDWQAHGHAADSRYNEVILHVALLGGAVTTLNGKNPATLALLESFGNENELLEAIRLAQASGTRLGSLSESEGPCCELVAQHHPNLAEVLARIDELGESRFKEKGQKYEAACAQEDSLVQPFWSGLLEALGYAQNKAQFKRLSQIVPLSSLLDLLNDSATDEAEERIITLEAAILGAAGLLPSQRKPRPKPLFDPSKDDIDPEDWAAAEYAEELDRRWAWLERYLRESAYQFQPMHEQDWNFARVRPVNHPARRIAGLARWAVSLKLVEETELLERLEAKITGLEPAQAAKVLATFFVVELPKTESASRQFWAQRYDLTLEKLPGSDNARTAPALIGADRATEITINATLPFLWAYARHTRNSPLEQNALAVYHSYPSKGSNELVENVARQVFRFWLEGNGELPEEYRDKNQKVKLNRLLGGAMRQQGLIQLHHSFCNEQNWGTCPLG; from the coding sequence ATGCCATACGATGAAGAAGGACGTTTTCTTTATCCGCTACCCAAGAAAAAGAGCCGACCTGAGAAAAAACCCGCAGGAAAGCCTACTGCGTCTCCAACTTTGCCACGCCCTGAAGCTGTACCCGAAGTTGTAAAACCTACCCTTCCAAATCCCCCAAACTCTCACTTTGGGGATATGTCCTTTCCCCACGATTCATTAAAACCAAGCGCGAAGGATGATTCTATCATTTTCGCCAAGCCGGACAAAGCGTCGGCGCAATCTGATAACATCGCCGATATGGCAAGGCTGGCGCGTCTTTTCAACGAGCGCGAATTGGCAGAGTTGTGGAACGCGCAAGGCTGGGAGAAGGGGCGTAAATTAACAGCAAGCGATGGGCGCACTTTGAAAATCGTATATCGGGGTAGGTGGAGTGGTGGGCTTGGTCCCGATTTTCGAGGGGCAATAATTGACCTTGGGGGCGAGCTATTGCGGGGCGATGTGGAATTGCACCTATCCACACAGGATTGGCAAGCGCATGGGCATGCTGCCGATTCCCGCTATAACGAGGTAATCTTGCATGTGGCGCTTCTCGGCGGCGCAGTAACTACCCTGAACGGCAAAAACCCTGCTACCCTCGCTTTGCTGGAAAGCTTCGGCAATGAAAATGAACTGCTGGAAGCTATCAGATTAGCGCAAGCAAGTGGAACTCGGCTTGGCTCTCTTTCCGAAAGCGAGGGTCCCTGTTGTGAACTGGTGGCGCAACATCACCCCAATTTGGCGGAAGTGCTGGCGCGAATTGATGAACTGGGCGAGAGCAGATTTAAGGAAAAAGGGCAGAAATATGAAGCAGCCTGTGCGCAGGAAGATAGCCTTGTGCAACCCTTCTGGAGCGGTTTGCTGGAAGCGTTGGGCTATGCGCAGAATAAAGCCCAATTCAAACGCCTATCGCAAATTGTGCCCTTGAGCAGCTTGCTCGATTTGCTGAATGATTCTGCCACAGACGAAGCAGAAGAACGCATTATCACCCTAGAAGCGGCGATTTTAGGCGCAGCCGGGCTATTGCCTTCCCAACGCAAACCGCGTCCGAAACCGCTTTTTGACCCCTCTAAAGATGATATTGACCCGGAAGATTGGGCTGCCGCCGAATACGCCGAAGAACTAGACAGGCGTTGGGCATGGCTAGAGCGTTACCTACGGGAAAGCGCCTATCAATTCCAACCTATGCACGAGCAAGACTGGAATTTTGCGCGAGTGCGCCCGGTAAATCACCCGGCGCGGCGCATAGCAGGCTTGGCGCGTTGGGCGGTTTCGCTCAAACTGGTGGAAGAAACCGAGCTTCTTGAAAGGCTCGAAGCGAAAATCACCGGGCTTGAACCCGCGCAAGCTGCCAAAGTTCTGGCTACCTTCTTTGTGGTAGAGCTACCGAAAACGGAAAGCGCCAGCCGCCAATTCTGGGCGCAACGCTACGACCTAACGCTTGAAAAGCTCCCCGGCAGCGATAACGCCCGCACCGCACCCGCCCTAATCGGCGCGGACAGAGCGACAGAGATAACTATAAACGCCACTTTGCCCTTTCTTTGGGCGTATGCTCGCCACACTCGAAACTCTCCGCTTGAGCAAAATGCCCTTGCCGTGTACCATAGCTATCCTAGCAAGGGCAGCAATGAACTGGTGGAGAACGTAGCGCGACAGGTGTTTCGCTTTTGGCTGGAGGGGAACGGCGAATTGCCGGAAGAATACCGCGATAAGAACCAGAAGGTTAAGCTAAACCGTTTGTTAGGCGGTGCAATGCGCCAGCAAGGATTAATCCAATTACATCATAGCTTTTGCAACGAACAGAATTGGGGGACTTGCCCGCTTGGATAG
- the rpe gene encoding ribulose-phosphate 3-epimerase, producing MTNKIKISPSILSADFARLGEHATEAVKAGADYLHVDVMDGHFVPNITIGPIILEKLRAVTDIPFDTHLMIEKPERYIEDFVKAGASIVTVHYETCPHIHRTVQQIKNTGAKAGVVINPATPINVLEEILPYVDLVLLMSVNPGFGGQSYIETTTDKIRRMRDMIERVNPAIELEVDGGVGAQNVGTVVQAGANVIVAGSAVFNKRQSVAQNITDIRVAIRQAIS from the coding sequence ATGACAAATAAGATAAAAATTTCCCCCTCTATTCTTTCAGCCGACTTTGCGCGGTTGGGCGAACACGCCACCGAAGCGGTCAAAGCGGGGGCGGATTACCTGCATGTGGATGTTATGGATGGTCATTTCGTGCCGAATATCACCATCGGACCTATAATATTGGAAAAGTTGCGCGCCGTAACCGACATTCCCTTCGATACGCACTTGATGATTGAAAAGCCCGAACGCTACATCGAGGACTTTGTAAAAGCGGGGGCAAGCATTGTCACGGTGCATTACGAAACCTGCCCTCATATACACCGCACCGTCCAGCAAATCAAAAATACGGGCGCGAAAGCGGGAGTAGTTATCAACCCTGCCACCCCGATTAACGTGCTGGAAGAAATCTTGCCCTATGTGGATTTAGTTTTGCTCATGAGCGTGAACCCCGGCTTTGGCGGGCAATCCTACATCGAAACCACCACGGATAAAATCCGCCGAATGCGTGATATGATTGAGCGGGTCAATCCGGCGATTGAGCTTGAAGTAGATGGCGGTGTGGGCGCACAAAACGTCGGTACGGTAGTGCAAGCAGGCGCAAACGTAATTGTCGCCGGGTCTGCCGTATTCAACAAACGCCAAAGCGTGGCACAGAATATCACGGACATACGAGTGGCTATCCGGCAAGCGATTTCGTAG
- the sufB gene encoding Fe-S cluster assembly protein SufB, which produces MTIEINKATEKKVEFGTPLLKVWKAKKGLSRELIEDISWQKDEPQWMREFRLKSYDIFESKPMPTWGPDLSGLKFDDLTFYTPSGSKKTRTWDEVPDEIKNTYEKLGIPEAERKYLAGVVAVYDSEPIYEGLKEEYTKLGILFTSMDTAVKDYPDIVKKHFMTKCVPPTDNKFAALHGAVWSGGSFMWVPPNTKVDLPLQAYFRMEGKEEGTFEHTMLIVEEGSEAQYIEGCTAQQYSTNSLHSAVVEIFVRPGARARYTTVQNWSSDIYNLNTKRSLVEEEAHMEWVGGSMGSKITMLYPCSYLIGKGARADHLNIAFANKGQHKDGGAKVIHAAPYTTSNVLSKSIAKDGGHAGFRGLLRIAKGAYGSRAKIRCDGLLMDEFSRNDTYPDMQVHQNNVTIEHEATVGRISEEQVFYLMTRGLSESEAMAMIVNGFIEPVTKELPMEYALELNRLVQLEMEGSIG; this is translated from the coding sequence ATGACTATAGAAATAAATAAAGCTACCGAAAAGAAAGTTGAATTCGGTACGCCGCTTTTGAAAGTGTGGAAGGCGAAGAAAGGGCTATCCCGCGAACTAATCGAAGATATTAGTTGGCAGAAGGATGAGCCACAATGGATGCGCGAATTCCGCCTCAAGAGCTACGATATATTCGAGTCGAAGCCGATGCCGACGTGGGGACCGGATTTGAGCGGTTTGAAGTTTGATGACCTTACTTTTTACACTCCCTCCGGTTCGAAAAAAACCCGTACATGGGATGAAGTGCCTGACGAAATCAAGAACACCTACGAAAAGTTGGGTATCCCCGAAGCTGAACGCAAATATCTGGCGGGTGTGGTCGCGGTATATGATAGCGAACCGATTTATGAGGGCTTGAAGGAAGAATATACAAAACTGGGTATTCTTTTCACTTCGATGGATACCGCCGTCAAGGATTATCCCGACATTGTAAAGAAGCACTTCATGACCAAGTGCGTGCCGCCTACCGATAATAAGTTTGCGGCATTGCATGGTGCGGTGTGGAGTGGCGGTTCTTTTATGTGGGTTCCACCCAACACCAAAGTTGATTTGCCCTTGCAAGCCTACTTCCGTATGGAAGGCAAGGAAGAAGGCACTTTCGAGCATACCATGTTGATTGTGGAAGAAGGTTCGGAAGCGCAATATATCGAGGGCTGTACCGCTCAGCAGTACAGCACCAACTCGTTGCATAGCGCGGTGGTGGAAATCTTTGTGCGACCAGGCGCGCGCGCCCGCTATACCACCGTTCAAAACTGGTCTAGCGATATTTACAATCTCAACACCAAGCGTTCGTTGGTTGAAGAAGAAGCCCACATGGAATGGGTGGGCGGTTCGATGGGTAGCAAAATCACCATGCTTTATCCTTGCTCGTATCTAATTGGCAAAGGGGCGCGGGCTGACCATTTGAATATCGCTTTCGCCAACAAGGGGCAACATAAGGACGGCGGCGCGAAAGTTATCCACGCTGCGCCCTACACCACCAGCAATGTTTTGTCCAAGTCAATCGCTAAAGATGGTGGGCATGCCGGATTCAGAGGGCTTTTGCGAATTGCGAAGGGCGCATACGGTTCACGCGCCAAGATTCGCTGTGACGGTCTGCTGATGGATGAGTTCAGCCGCAACGATACTTACCCAGATATGCAGGTACATCAGAATAATGTAACTATCGAGCATGAAGCAACGGTAGGGCGCATTTCCGAAGAGCAGGTATTCTACCTAATGACTCGCGGTTTGAGTGAGTCCGAAGCAATGGCAATGATTGTAAACGGTTTCATTGAGCCGGTTACAAAAGAACTACCGATGGAATACGCCCTTGAGTTGAACCGTTTGGTGCAACTGGAGATGGAAGGCTCTATCGGTTAA
- a CDS encoding phosphoglucomutase/phosphomannomutase family protein, whose translation MAQIKFGTDGWRAVIAEDYTFDNVRKVAQATCEYFKKEGYAKDGLVIGYDTRFNSEHFAAATAEVFAANGVKVYLSNNFAPTPVFSYSIIEKKAGGGVVITASHNPATDNGFKVKPHYGGSASPEIVTAIEGYLDTPIQRMKFQDAVKAGLVEYFDATEGYIEQLGRMVDIEGIRKSNLKILVDSMYGAGQGYFPRILSGGTATVTNMHNERNPIFPGMHNPEPIARNLTEHMELMKTGKYDIGISNDGDADRVGLVDEKGEFVDQLRVYALLALYMLEVRGERGMIVRSLSTTSMLDQLGKLYNVPVFETPVGFKHIGPKMMAENALMGGEESGGFGFRGHIPERDGIICGLFLADMLVKTGKTVSGLIDWLFEKVGPHYYNRIDFTFEQEKRGEIMQRIRDNTPKDLAGSKLVNTRFDDGFKYYSEDGSWLLIRFSGTEPIMRAYTETTSPEKVEAILAQGKAITGV comes from the coding sequence ATGGCACAAATCAAATTTGGAACCGACGGCTGGCGAGCAGTTATCGCCGAAGATTATACCTTCGACAATGTACGTAAAGTAGCGCAAGCCACCTGCGAATATTTCAAAAAAGAAGGTTACGCTAAAGACGGTCTGGTAATAGGCTACGACACCCGTTTCAACTCGGAACATTTCGCTGCTGCTACCGCCGAAGTCTTTGCCGCTAACGGTGTAAAAGTTTATCTGAGTAACAATTTTGCCCCGACTCCGGTTTTCAGCTACTCCATTATCGAGAAGAAAGCGGGCGGCGGCGTGGTCATTACTGCCAGCCACAACCCTGCCACCGACAACGGTTTCAAGGTTAAGCCTCATTATGGCGGCAGCGCCTCACCCGAAATTGTGACCGCCATTGAAGGTTATCTCGACACTCCGATACAGCGCATGAAGTTTCAGGATGCGGTGAAAGCCGGATTGGTGGAATATTTCGATGCAACCGAAGGCTATATCGAGCAATTGGGGCGAATGGTGGACATCGAGGGTATCCGCAAGAGCAATCTTAAAATCTTGGTGGATTCGATGTATGGCGCAGGGCAAGGCTATTTCCCGCGCATCCTGAGCGGTGGGACTGCCACCGTCACCAATATGCACAACGAGCGCAATCCGATTTTCCCCGGCATGCACAACCCCGAACCGATTGCCCGCAACCTGACCGAGCATATGGAACTGATGAAAACCGGCAAGTATGACATCGGTATCTCGAACGATGGCGATGCTGACCGGGTGGGCTTAGTGGATGAGAAGGGCGAGTTTGTAGATCAATTGCGGGTGTACGCCCTACTCGCACTCTACATGCTGGAAGTGCGAGGCGAGCGTGGCATGATTGTAAGGTCGCTTTCCACCACCTCAATGCTTGACCAACTTGGCAAGCTTTACAATGTCCCGGTGTTTGAAACTCCGGTGGGCTTCAAGCATATCGGACCGAAAATGATGGCGGAAAATGCTTTGATGGGTGGCGAAGAGTCGGGCGGGTTCGGCTTCCGAGGGCATATTCCCGAACGTGACGGTATCATCTGCGGTCTATTTCTGGCGGATATGTTGGTCAAAACCGGGAAAACTGTTTCCGGCTTGATTGATTGGCTCTTTGAGAAAGTCGGGCCCCACTATTACAACCGCATCGACTTTACCTTTGAGCAGGAAAAACGGGGCGAGATTATGCAACGCATCCGCGATAATACGCCAAAGGATTTGGCTGGCTCAAAACTCGTCAACACCCGTTTTGATGATGGTTTCAAATATTACAGCGAGGACGGCAGTTGGTTGCTGATTCGCTTCAGCGGCACCGAACCGATTATGCGCGCCTACACCGAAACCACTTCTCCTGAAAAGGTCGAAGCCATCCTAGCGCAAGGCAAAGCTATCACCGGAGTCTAA
- a CDS encoding metal-sulfur cluster assembly factor, with protein sequence MSLPTEEELKEALKTVYDPEIGINIVDLGLIYGVDIDDEGLVDITMTLTSPGCPLGHVIGAQVREALDGMPGVNDVKLNLVWSPSWNPTMMTEDAKEELGIDGTY encoded by the coding sequence ATGAGCTTGCCGACTGAAGAAGAATTAAAAGAAGCCCTTAAAACGGTCTATGACCCTGAAATCGGGATAAACATTGTTGATTTAGGGCTGATTTATGGGGTGGATATAGATGATGAAGGTCTAGTTGACATAACTATGACGCTTACCTCGCCCGGTTGTCCGCTTGGTCATGTAATAGGGGCGCAAGTGCGCGAGGCGTTGGACGGTATGCCCGGTGTCAACGATGTAAAACTCAATCTGGTGTGGTCGCCCTCTTGGAATCCTACTATGATGACCGAAGATGCCAAAGAAGAATTGGGTATTGACGGGACATACTAA
- a CDS encoding ArsR/SmtB family transcription factor, with the protein MLDSVLHAIAEPNRRQILQLLHWKELSAGEISAQFSVSRPAISQHLKVLEEAGLVLVRAEGTRRLYRFRPDGLSELKSFLEQFWDEQLFMLKEVAEAEEKQKGVIKVES; encoded by the coding sequence ATGCTAGATTCAGTATTACACGCCATAGCCGAGCCAAATCGCCGCCAGATTTTACAACTGCTGCACTGGAAGGAGTTGTCGGCTGGAGAAATATCAGCGCAGTTTTCGGTAAGTCGTCCGGCTATCTCGCAGCACTTGAAGGTGCTGGAAGAGGCGGGGCTGGTTTTGGTTCGCGCGGAAGGCACTCGCCGTTTGTATCGCTTCCGCCCTGACGGTCTTTCCGAGCTAAAGAGCTTCCTAGAGCAATTCTGGGATGAGCAGCTTTTTATGCTGAAAGAGGTAGCAGAGGCAGAAGAAAAGCAAAAAGGAGTTATTAAGGTTGAATCTTGA
- a CDS encoding stage V sporulation protein S: MESKFTFNRTTEPGTEQGDRPVSYVTPIRPVNEQQHEAHVSEVEVLKVSGKSRPSSVAGAIAGVIRQTGRVEIQAIGAGATNQAIKAVAIARGYLISSGIDIVCIPAFIDVLIDDEERTAIKLLVERRPGFSGSSTSPVMQ, from the coding sequence ATGGAATCCAAGTTTACCTTCAACCGCACGACCGAACCGGGAACAGAACAAGGAGACCGTCCAGTAAGCTATGTAACACCCATACGACCTGTTAACGAACAACAACATGAGGCACATGTGAGCGAAGTTGAAGTTTTGAAAGTTTCCGGTAAATCTCGACCGAGCAGTGTCGCTGGCGCGATTGCAGGAGTTATCAGGCAAACAGGACGTGTCGAGATTCAAGCTATAGGCGCAGGCGCTACCAATCAAGCTATTAAAGCTGTAGCGATAGCTCGTGGCTATCTAATAAGTAGCGGGATTGATATTGTCTGTATCCCCGCTTTTATTGACGTTCTAATAGATGATGAAGAACGAACTGCAATTAAATTGCTAGTTGAAAGACGACCCGGTTTTAGCGGCTCTAGTACTTCACCCGTAATGCAATAG
- a CDS encoding SRPBCC family protein — translation MNLEAFTVEREIWIDARPETIFPFFTDPVKLTKWKGVKATLDPQPGGIYRTNITGRDIVSGKYVEVSPYNRVVFTWGWEGEGSPLPPGTSTVEINLVPDGQGTRLHLKHSNLPTPEMLKSHTEGWEHFLPRLVEASLGNDPGPDPWASGNNQ, via the coding sequence TTGAATCTTGAAGCATTTACGGTGGAACGTGAAATCTGGATTGACGCTCGCCCTGAAACCATCTTTCCTTTTTTCACAGACCCGGTTAAATTGACCAAGTGGAAAGGTGTAAAAGCTACCCTCGACCCACAACCGGGTGGCATTTACCGTACCAATATCACAGGGCGCGACATTGTAAGTGGAAAATATGTGGAAGTATCGCCCTATAATCGGGTGGTGTTCACATGGGGTTGGGAAGGCGAAGGTAGCCCGCTCCCGCCCGGCACATCCACCGTTGAAATAAATCTTGTACCGGATGGGCAAGGCACTCGCTTGCACCTGAAACATTCCAATCTGCCCACGCCGGAGATGCTTAAATCACATACCGAGGGTTGGGAACATTTCCTGCCACGCTTGGTAGAAGCCTCTCTGGGCAACGACCCGGGACCGGATCCATGGGCATCCGGTAACAACCAATAA
- a CDS encoding metal-sulfur cluster assembly factor, with protein MAVASDEEIIKALKTVTDPELGVNIIDLGLVYRLDIDDTGEIEIFMTLTTPACPAGPEIRNDVKNVLSELPGVNGVKINFVWSPPWGAHMISEQGKEELGWMDGEF; from the coding sequence ATGGCGGTCGCATCCGATGAAGAGATTATCAAAGCTCTAAAAACCGTGACCGACCCTGAATTGGGCGTAAACATAATTGATTTGGGTCTGGTTTATCGCTTGGATATAGATGATACCGGCGAGATTGAGATTTTTATGACGCTTACCACGCCTGCCTGCCCTGCCGGACCGGAAATCCGGAATGATGTAAAGAATGTATTAAGCGAACTACCGGGCGTGAACGGTGTTAAAATCAACTTTGTGTGGTCACCACCGTGGGGCGCGCATATGATAAGCGAGCAGGGTAAAGAAGAGTTAGGCTGGATGGATGGCGAGTTTTAG
- the rny gene encoding ribonuclease Y, which yields METLLTILFGILAGLACGLGFVFYKQGKANIQLALEKENINRLIEEAKSKQREIVLQAKDEALSFKQEAENELKERRVELQQRESRLQQKEENLEHKLENQERRERNLNDRERDIEKVRKQADELKQRQALELERVAGLTTEQAKELVIAKIEDDARQYASVRVRKIEEEARERSEEKARKVLSVAVSRIASDYISDAVVSTVPLPSDEMKGRIIGREGRNIRAFEQATGVDLIVDDTPEAVTLSCFDPIRREIARRALTKLVTDGRIHQARIEEAVNKAKQEVEQQLREDGEKAAYEVGVQGIHPEILYLLGKLRYRTSYGQNQLEHVIEASKLAGVIASELGAKVQVAKTAALLHDIGKVIDQDSMEGPHALIGADRIKRFMNTPEVIHAVAAHHSEEDPQSVEAWIVMAADALSGGRPGARREQVETYVKRLTALEELAHSMEGVERCFAIQAGRELRILVRPEVIDDVSAMRMAHELSRRIEENIQYPGQIKVTIIRETRAVDYAK from the coding sequence ATGGAGACGCTTCTTACCATTTTGTTCGGTATTCTAGCAGGGCTTGCCTGCGGTCTAGGGTTTGTATTTTACAAACAAGGTAAAGCAAACATCCAGTTAGCCCTTGAAAAAGAAAATATTAACCGTCTTATAGAAGAAGCAAAATCCAAACAGCGCGAGATTGTTTTACAAGCAAAAGATGAGGCTTTGAGTTTTAAACAAGAAGCCGAAAATGAGTTGAAAGAAAGGCGCGTTGAACTCCAACAGCGCGAAAGTCGCCTCCAGCAAAAAGAAGAAAACCTTGAGCATAAGCTGGAAAATCAAGAAAGACGTGAGCGTAATCTGAATGATCGCGAACGTGATATTGAGAAGGTGCGCAAGCAGGCGGACGAGCTAAAACAACGCCAAGCTCTTGAATTGGAAAGAGTTGCAGGACTTACCACCGAGCAAGCCAAAGAATTGGTAATTGCAAAAATAGAGGATGATGCGCGCCAATACGCCAGCGTGCGAGTCAGAAAAATTGAAGAAGAAGCACGCGAAAGATCAGAAGAAAAAGCCCGTAAAGTTTTATCGGTTGCGGTTAGCCGAATTGCCAGCGATTATATAAGTGATGCCGTTGTAAGCACCGTGCCCCTGCCTAGCGATGAAATGAAGGGTCGCATCATTGGACGAGAAGGGCGCAATATTCGGGCATTCGAGCAAGCTACCGGAGTAGATTTGATAGTGGATGACACTCCCGAAGCAGTAACCCTCAGTTGCTTTGACCCAATTCGCCGCGAAATAGCGCGCCGCGCATTAACCAAGTTGGTGACAGACGGGCGCATCCATCAGGCGCGTATCGAAGAAGCAGTCAACAAAGCCAAACAAGAAGTAGAACAACAATTACGCGAAGATGGCGAAAAAGCCGCCTATGAAGTAGGCGTGCAAGGCATCCATCCTGAAATTCTTTACTTGCTAGGAAAGTTGCGCTATCGCACCAGCTATGGACAAAATCAACTAGAGCATGTCATTGAAGCCAGTAAACTTGCCGGAGTAATCGCCTCTGAATTGGGCGCAAAAGTGCAAGTGGCTAAAACCGCTGCTTTACTCCATGATATTGGCAAAGTAATTGATCAGGATTCGATGGAAGGTCCACACGCGCTTATCGGCGCAGACCGCATAAAACGCTTTATGAACACGCCAGAGGTAATTCACGCCGTAGCGGCACACCACAGCGAGGAAGACCCGCAATCGGTGGAAGCGTGGATTGTAATGGCAGCAGATGCCTTGAGCGGCGGCAGACCGGGCGCAAGGCGCGAACAAGTCGAAACCTACGTCAAGCGGCTAACCGCTTTGGAAGAGTTGGCACACTCTATGGAGGGTGTGGAACGTTGTTTTGCAATCCAAGCCGGACGTGAGCTTCGTATCCTAGTGCGCCCTGAAGTAATAGATGATGTCTCAGCGATGCGTATGGCGCATGAACTTAGCCGCCGAATTGAAGAAAATATACAATATCCGGGACAAATAAAAGTAACTATTATTCGTGAAACCCGTGCGGTAGATTACGCCAAATAA
- a CDS encoding PHP domain-containing protein — translation MPGTVDLHMHSTASDGTLNVEELVRLAASLGLKTIALTDHDTTAGLDAAILFGNKLGLEVIPSIELSAEDNGEVHILGYFLNYDNQEFQAKLKHFRDTRFNRGELIVQKLAELGMPIEWARVQEIANGASIGRPHFAEAMKEKGYVQTIAEAFEKYLYNGGPAFVDREKITPVEAVQLIREVGGLAVLAHPTWVNDLDRILEETVQTGLAGIETYYGHYDEETVARFLELAQKYNIVPTGGSDFHGRDDGGQVYLGERLVPDEVIGQLKARLQP, via the coding sequence ATGCCCGGCACTGTAGATCTTCATATGCACAGCACCGCTTCAGATGGAACTCTTAACGTGGAAGAATTAGTCCGGTTGGCGGCTAGTTTGGGCTTGAAAACCATCGCCCTAACCGATCACGATACTACCGCCGGGCTTGATGCTGCAATCTTGTTTGGGAATAAACTGGGCTTGGAAGTAATCCCCAGTATTGAGCTTAGCGCGGAAGACAACGGCGAAGTGCATATCTTGGGCTACTTTCTAAATTATGATAACCAAGAGTTTCAAGCAAAGCTCAAGCATTTTCGGGATACCCGCTTTAATCGAGGCGAGCTAATTGTCCAAAAATTGGCGGAACTGGGTATGCCGATTGAATGGGCGCGGGTGCAGGAAATTGCAAACGGCGCATCAATTGGGCGACCTCACTTCGCCGAAGCCATGAAGGAAAAGGGCTATGTACAAACCATCGCCGAAGCTTTCGAAAAGTATCTTTATAACGGTGGTCCCGCATTTGTAGATCGCGAGAAAATCACTCCGGTTGAAGCGGTGCAACTGATTCGCGAAGTGGGCGGTTTGGCAGTTTTGGCGCACCCCACTTGGGTTAATGACCTTGACCGAATTCTGGAAGAAACCGTCCAAACCGGGTTAGCGGGTATCGAAACCTACTACGGACACTATGATGAGGAGACGGTGGCACGTTTTCTGGAACTCGCCCAAAAGTATAATATCGTGCCAACCGGAGGCAGCGACTTTCACGGGCGAGACGATGGCGGTCAGGTATATCTTGGTGAACGTTTGGTGCCAGACGAGGTAATTGGTCAACTGAAAGCCCGTTTACAGCCCTAA
- a CDS encoding DUF2378 family protein — protein sequence MDNPYLIKKYAMVALLAGTGMKDDTELVSAIVQHTGYDPQNPTPEVEVWQARRILELIAARVLPGEDLQESMRKLGRLSFEGYGNSAAGKILLAVIKAWGTVRLVKNSPLVYQGIFRYGERSAKELEPNRWELLHFDEPGYIEFMAGITEAVVAASGAQNIRLDIEKIEDESKRDNYRFELNWE from the coding sequence ATGGATAACCCGTATCTGATAAAAAAATACGCAATGGTGGCGCTGCTGGCGGGAACTGGCATGAAAGATGATACCGAACTGGTTTCCGCTATTGTACAGCACACCGGCTATGACCCACAGAATCCTACCCCTGAAGTTGAGGTGTGGCAAGCGCGCCGGATATTGGAATTGATAGCAGCGCGGGTCTTGCCGGGTGAGGACTTGCAAGAATCCATGCGTAAGCTTGGCAGGCTTAGTTTTGAGGGTTATGGCAATAGTGCAGCGGGCAAAATACTGCTGGCTGTAATAAAAGCGTGGGGTACTGTGCGGTTGGTCAAGAACTCGCCGCTGGTATATCAGGGTATTTTCCGCTATGGCGAGCGCAGCGCGAAAGAGCTAGAGCCTAATCGCTGGGAGCTTTTGCATTTTGATGAACCCGGCTATATCGAGTTTATGGCTGGTATCACCGAAGCAGTAGTAGCCGCTAGCGGGGCGCAAAATATACGGTTGGATATAGAAAAAATTGAAGATGAAAGCAAGCGGGATAATTACCGCTTTGAGTTAAATTGGGAGTAA